A genomic stretch from Telmatocola sphagniphila includes:
- a CDS encoding DUF6496 domain-containing protein, which produces MARKYSKSAGKKVEKVMHEFKEGKLVSGRSGKKVKNPKQAIAIGLSEARKSGARVPKKKSS; this is translated from the coding sequence ATGGCTAGGAAATACAGCAAATCGGCTGGCAAAAAGGTGGAAAAAGTCATGCACGAATTCAAGGAAGGAAAATTGGTCAGCGGTCGATCCGGCAAGAAAGTCAAGAATCCCAAACAGGCCATTGCCATCGGCCTTTCCGAGGCTCGCAAATCCGGCGCGAGAGTTCCCAAAAAGAAATCCTCCTGA
- a CDS encoding lipocalin family protein, protein MTGTSQRNCFQPWKSFRYLSLLFLLSLAFPALVAAQSAPVMKLKENNKLSANGDCSFQYEIKLPVALYTMFKKTTPNTAVMIRKLGLSDQSAAVEGINGEWLDGESTLRISFLSRGVARVHKGETWELPLIDSLDTDLVAVADGVAVLTQAAEIQGMGVATNTIKVAMPAGATEVKTLKSPARLSYKLPAPAATTGTSKVEFDLEAKDQVMSSLAKALSNRSFSALWTARSKFKNTGSVTLNDYRVRFRIAEYAPTWSSWQGTPLVVAGQTVVDGYYPIFDMERIGRLTGQSRAAIEIQYQYRGSDGKLVEETESKEIILLSRNQVYYTSMKFADCVDWNDRMNLVGAVVSSFVTHEDTVIQQAAGRIAKWSGGTNAAASDEAALKFMAAAFQFIGENVAYQTPPSGENETKFIQHVKYGRDVLKNHAGTCIDLAILYGSLCQAVGLEAVLYNIPGHCFPAVKLPQSGKLIPVEATQVGRRSFDEAVAYAFENHMKPIRAGSMPYDEAVVSKYQKLGAIPIDLPPVGEDPLEKWGIKMPTAVVNRNNPTPNQNNPVPSTGDTIVGMWVTRFNLNGGTVGGAALFKQDGAFEGAWVRNDATGKRTSDDTGTWTINGNKLTIKGDKTGTVVRPFELKGDILKLEIAEFGGVVTFTRKKN, encoded by the coding sequence ATGACCGGAACGAGTCAAAGAAATTGTTTTCAGCCCTGGAAATCCTTTCGGTATCTCTCGCTTTTATTTCTCCTGAGCTTGGCATTCCCGGCATTGGTGGCGGCGCAATCCGCTCCCGTGATGAAGTTGAAGGAGAATAATAAGCTCTCCGCAAATGGCGATTGCTCCTTTCAATATGAAATCAAATTGCCCGTAGCCCTCTACACCATGTTCAAAAAGACCACTCCCAACACGGCGGTGATGATCCGCAAGCTCGGTCTAAGCGATCAGAGTGCCGCGGTAGAAGGTATCAACGGGGAATGGCTCGATGGTGAGAGCACACTGCGAATCAGTTTTCTCTCTCGCGGCGTTGCACGTGTTCACAAAGGAGAGACTTGGGAATTACCGCTCATCGATAGTTTGGATACCGATCTGGTGGCCGTTGCGGACGGCGTCGCCGTACTGACGCAGGCAGCGGAAATTCAGGGAATGGGTGTGGCGACCAACACGATCAAGGTAGCAATGCCCGCCGGGGCCACTGAGGTGAAAACTCTGAAATCGCCCGCTCGCCTGAGCTATAAACTGCCGGCACCTGCCGCGACGACAGGGACTTCCAAAGTCGAATTTGATCTGGAAGCCAAAGACCAGGTGATGTCGAGTCTGGCCAAGGCTCTGAGCAATAGATCGTTCAGTGCATTATGGACCGCTCGCAGCAAATTCAAAAATACCGGATCGGTAACTCTCAATGATTACCGGGTGCGCTTCCGCATCGCTGAATATGCCCCAACGTGGAGTTCCTGGCAGGGGACTCCACTGGTCGTCGCGGGTCAGACAGTCGTTGATGGCTACTATCCGATCTTCGATATGGAACGAATCGGCCGGCTCACTGGCCAAAGCCGGGCCGCGATTGAAATCCAGTATCAATACAGGGGCTCCGACGGGAAACTGGTGGAAGAGACCGAATCCAAAGAAATCATTCTGCTGAGCCGCAATCAGGTCTATTACACGAGCATGAAATTCGCCGATTGCGTCGATTGGAACGACCGGATGAATCTGGTCGGGGCTGTGGTTTCCTCGTTTGTAACCCACGAAGATACCGTTATTCAGCAGGCCGCGGGTCGAATCGCGAAATGGTCGGGCGGCACCAACGCGGCCGCAAGTGACGAAGCGGCTCTTAAGTTCATGGCCGCGGCGTTTCAGTTCATTGGCGAGAACGTGGCCTATCAGACTCCGCCCTCGGGCGAGAACGAAACGAAATTCATCCAGCACGTCAAATATGGCCGCGATGTGCTGAAGAATCATGCCGGTACCTGCATCGACTTGGCCATTCTCTATGGCAGTTTGTGCCAGGCTGTCGGTCTGGAAGCGGTGCTGTATAACATTCCGGGCCATTGTTTTCCCGCCGTGAAATTGCCCCAGAGCGGAAAGCTCATTCCCGTGGAAGCCACCCAGGTCGGCCGACGTAGCTTCGACGAAGCCGTTGCCTACGCGTTCGAAAATCACATGAAGCCTATTAGAGCCGGTTCGATGCCTTACGATGAAGCTGTCGTGTCCAAGTATCAGAAATTAGGAGCCATTCCCATCGATTTGCCTCCAGTGGGCGAAGATCCCCTGGAAAAATGGGGAATCAAAATGCCCACCGCCGTGGTGAATCGCAACAACCCGACTCCGAATCAGAATAACCCGGTTCCCAGTACTGGTGACACCATTGTGGGCATGTGGGTAACCCGATTCAACCTCAACGGAGGCACCGTAGGCGGAGCCGCACTCTTCAAGCAGGATGGAGCCTTCGAAGGGGCCTGGGTTCGAAACGATGCCACTGGCAAACGAACCAGCGATGATACAGGCACCTGGACGATCAACGGGAATAAGCTGACGATCAAAGGAGACAAGACCGGCACGGTTGTCAGGCCGTTTGAATTGAAGGGCGACATTCTGAAGTTGGAAATCGCGGAGTTTGGCGGCGTGGTGACCTTCACCCGTAAGAAGAATTGA
- a CDS encoding MmcQ/YjbR family DNA-binding protein: MTPDKFRKLALTLPETSESSHMNHPDFRVKGKIFATLGYPDETFAMVKLNPKQQARFVASSPKAFQPVPGGWGLKGATRVHLKSVKVADLRTALLHAWRNNAPKSLHDLLEDPD, from the coding sequence ATGACTCCCGACAAATTCCGCAAGCTGGCTCTGACCCTGCCGGAGACCAGCGAATCGTCTCATATGAATCACCCGGACTTCCGGGTGAAGGGAAAGATCTTTGCCACCCTCGGCTATCCGGACGAAACGTTCGCAATGGTGAAACTCAATCCCAAACAACAAGCACGATTTGTAGCTTCCTCCCCGAAGGCCTTTCAACCGGTGCCGGGAGGCTGGGGATTGAAAGGAGCCACACGAGTTCACCTGAAATCAGTCAAGGTGGCTGATTTGAGAACGGCGCTTCTTCACGCCTGGCGGAACAACGCCCCGAAATCACTGCACGATCTGCTGGAAGACCCGGATTGA
- a CDS encoding lactonase family protein, with amino-acid sequence MTALPASRRLFLKNSLTLAGTSPLLKRSLLARQNSDNKTLFAYVGTFSSPLKDVLPTQVDLPPGNGRGIHIFQVNRTSGALMPVGIFELGTSPSCLAVNAAGTRLYSSNETDKVGEKKEGTVSAFAINRADGKLDLLNTVNSGGAGPTYVSIHPSGRYLFVANYFGGSVAVLPIQDNGRLGTATDVKNDAGTLGPTRAKNAPLGSFAFSGHDHTHAHMIEADPTGQFVIHVDLGLDKIYVWKFNEKNGTLAPSENPTVSVPPGDGPRHFQFHPNGRWFYCIQEEGSTIILFDYEAKTGKLTARQTISTLPPGFAGSNFCSEILVSKDGRYIYAGNRLHDSIGIFAVGENGTLTYVGEEWTRGNYPRSFSFDPSGEFLYCCNQRGDNIAVFRVDRKTGRLNFTGQYTPVGNPSMVAFLEVKR; translated from the coding sequence ATGACTGCACTACCTGCTTCCCGTCGTCTATTTCTCAAAAACTCCCTCACTCTGGCTGGAACTTCTCCGCTTCTCAAGCGGAGTCTGCTGGCGAGACAGAATTCAGACAATAAGACTTTGTTTGCCTACGTCGGCACCTTCAGCTCACCTTTAAAGGACGTGCTGCCAACTCAGGTCGATTTGCCGCCGGGCAATGGCCGAGGGATACATATCTTTCAGGTGAACCGTACTTCGGGCGCTTTAATGCCGGTCGGGATTTTCGAACTCGGTACTAGCCCGAGCTGTCTGGCGGTGAACGCCGCCGGTACGAGACTCTACTCGTCCAACGAAACCGATAAGGTGGGTGAAAAAAAAGAGGGAACGGTCAGTGCGTTCGCCATCAATCGGGCCGACGGAAAGTTGGATCTACTAAATACGGTCAACTCGGGCGGAGCGGGGCCGACTTATGTGAGTATTCACCCCTCGGGTCGATATTTATTCGTCGCCAATTACTTTGGCGGCTCCGTGGCCGTGCTACCGATTCAAGATAATGGACGGCTGGGCACTGCGACGGACGTCAAGAACGATGCAGGTACCCTCGGTCCGACCCGGGCAAAGAATGCACCTTTGGGCAGCTTTGCATTCAGTGGACATGATCACACCCACGCTCATATGATTGAAGCCGATCCGACTGGCCAATTCGTTATCCACGTCGACTTGGGATTGGACAAGATTTACGTCTGGAAGTTCAATGAAAAGAACGGCACCTTAGCTCCCAGCGAGAATCCCACGGTATCGGTTCCACCAGGCGATGGACCTCGTCATTTTCAGTTTCATCCCAATGGCCGTTGGTTCTATTGCATTCAGGAGGAAGGTTCGACGATCATCCTGTTCGATTACGAAGCCAAAACCGGAAAGCTGACAGCGCGACAGACTATATCGACTTTGCCGCCAGGCTTTGCTGGCAGTAATTTCTGTTCGGAGATTCTCGTTTCCAAGGATGGTCGGTATATCTACGCCGGGAATCGGCTGCACGATAGCATTGGCATTTTTGCGGTGGGTGAAAACGGAACTTTAACTTACGTGGGGGAGGAGTGGACGCGCGGCAACTATCCCCGGAGTTTTTCTTTCGATCCCAGCGGGGAATTTTTGTACTGCTGCAACCAGCGAGGCGATAATATCGCCGTTTTTCGCGTGGACCGCAAGACGGGCCGGCTCAATTTCACCGGGCAGTATACGCCGGTAGGGAACCCGAGCATGGTTGCGTTTTTGGAAGTGAAGCGCTAA
- a CDS encoding MFS transporter, whose translation MINYVSQPSRPKSELQQLLAIQPYRLYLLGRFFGTLATQCQAVVIAWEVYELARKSMNVDEASLRVGLIGLAQFLPLFAFTLPAGETADRHDRRKILVACFLVQMLIAIALTVRSYLQGDMLVIFAMAGCFGIARAFFQPAASALGPKLVPIELLPRSIATNSFMLQLSIILGPVLGGLVCALNPIIGYALCIALFFGSILCFSGILGDTKPVIEPGRSRAQQIREGLDYLWQNKIVLGAISLDLFAVLLGGATGLLTVFARDILEVGPQGFGILRASPAAGAVIMAAYLSSRPIRKRAGMKMFIAVGVFGLMTVVFAFSQSFILSIAALAVLGAADMISVFIRQSLVQITTPDRMRGRVSAVSTLFIGASNELGEFESGVTARFMGPVGAVAFGGFAAIFVTGLWLKLFPALRQADELLPKQEPAK comes from the coding sequence ATGATCAACTATGTATCTCAGCCGTCTCGCCCGAAAAGTGAACTCCAGCAGCTTCTGGCGATCCAACCCTACCGACTCTATCTGCTCGGTCGATTCTTTGGAACCCTGGCGACTCAGTGCCAGGCAGTCGTCATCGCCTGGGAAGTTTACGAGTTGGCTCGGAAATCGATGAACGTCGATGAGGCGTCGTTGCGTGTGGGCCTGATCGGTCTCGCACAATTTCTTCCACTATTCGCTTTTACTTTACCGGCGGGTGAAACGGCGGATCGTCACGATAGGCGAAAAATCCTGGTTGCCTGTTTTCTCGTTCAAATGTTGATAGCCATCGCTCTGACGGTTCGCTCCTATCTTCAAGGAGATATGCTCGTCATTTTTGCGATGGCCGGATGTTTCGGTATCGCACGAGCGTTCTTTCAGCCGGCCGCGAGTGCCCTCGGGCCAAAGCTGGTGCCTATTGAGTTACTTCCTAGATCGATCGCAACCAATTCCTTCATGCTGCAATTGTCGATTATTCTTGGCCCGGTGCTGGGTGGGCTGGTCTGTGCACTGAATCCTATCATTGGTTATGCCCTCTGTATCGCCTTGTTTTTTGGATCAATCCTTTGCTTTAGCGGCATTCTGGGCGATACCAAGCCGGTGATCGAACCGGGGAGATCCCGCGCGCAACAGATTCGGGAAGGGCTGGATTATCTCTGGCAGAACAAAATCGTACTCGGAGCGATTTCGTTGGATCTTTTTGCGGTGCTTCTGGGCGGTGCAACTGGCTTGTTAACAGTTTTCGCTCGCGATATTCTGGAAGTGGGACCGCAAGGTTTTGGTATCCTCCGAGCCTCGCCGGCGGCGGGTGCGGTGATCATGGCCGCCTATCTGAGTTCCCGGCCCATTCGAAAGCGAGCCGGGATGAAAATGTTTATAGCCGTGGGCGTTTTCGGTCTGATGACGGTGGTCTTCGCGTTTTCCCAATCTTTTATTCTTTCGATTGCGGCTCTGGCTGTCTTGGGCGCGGCGGACATGATCTCGGTATTCATCCGGCAGAGTCTGGTACAGATCACCACGCCGGATCGCATGCGTGGCCGAGTCTCCGCGGTATCCACTCTCTTCATCGGGGCGTCTAACGAACTAGGGGAATTTGAAAGCGGCGTCACGGCCCGATTCATGGGACCCGTAGGCGCTGTGGCCTTTGGCGGCTTTGCGGCCATATTCGTCACCGGCCTTTGGTTGAAACTTTTTCCGGCCCTGCGGCAAGCCGATGAGCTCTTACCAAAACAGGAGCCGGCGAAATAA